The window ACATCCAGCAATTATTTTTTTAGATGTGCATTTATCTGATGGCTTGTCGTTTGAAATTTTTAATCAAGTTAAAACTGCTGCTAAAATTATTTTTACAACTGCATATAGCGATTATAGTATAAGGGCTTTTGATTACGATAGTATTTCATATTTATTAAAACCTATAAAACTAGCAGAGTTAGAAAAAGCAATAGTAAAAGGGAAAGAAAAAATTAATAATAAAAACGATTTTGAAAACCTAAAAGAGTTGTTTGCTAATTATAAAACTAAAAATTACAAAGACTCTTTTACGGTAAAAAATGGTTCGAAAATAAAAATAATAAAGGCTGAAAAAGTTTGTTGTTTTTATAGTTATGATAATGCCACATTTATAAAAACAAATGATTTTAAAGGAATAATAAATTACTCACTAAGTTCTTTAGAAAATGAACTAAATCCAGATCAGTTTTTTAGAGTAAACCGTACTTTTATTGTGCATATAAATGCAATAAAAGATATAGTTTCCTACACAAATTCTCGTTTACAAATAAAGTTGAATTCTTATAATGAATCTGAAATTATTGTAAGTAGAGAACGTGTAAAAGACTTTAAAAATTGGATTGATTAATTTTTCGCCTTCATAAAATCAGAAATTAAATAACTAATAAACTTACCAACTTGATTGGCAGGAGTTTTATCATTTACAACATCTGGAGAAGCTTCACAAATATGTAAATAACAAACGTTTTTATGTTGCCCAAAAAAGGATGTAAACTGTCTTGCTTGCTTTGTTGAAAATCCACTTGGAGTCATTGCGCTACTTGGAAAAGACTCAATTGCGTCGAGGTCAATTTCAATTCCGAAGTTTGTATTTGAAACAAAATCAAGAGCCTTTTTTAATTCAATTGTAAAATCTTTGGTATTGTAAACTTCTAGTTCTTCAAAAGTGTTGTATTGCAAATCTGGATTTGCATCTATAGTATCAAAAATAGTTTTTGGAGTATAATTTTCATGTATCCCAAACATGTAATATTTATCAAGAAAACTATTATTGTATGCGTAACTAAATCCGTTTCCGCTATGGCGTTCTTCGAGCTTTCTAAAATCTGTATGAGCATCTAGATTGATTACATTTATTTTTTCTTCAAAAGCTTCAAAACTACCTTTTATATTTCCGTAGCTGTTGTTGTGTCCGCCACCAATAATGATTGGAATTTTACCAGCACCAACAATTAATTTAATTAATGCAGATAATTCTTTGTCAATTAAACGAACTAATTGATCGCCTTTTTCTTTAAAATTAATATCAGTTAATGCTATGTTTTTTAATTCTGAAGAGAAATCTAAATGACCTAAAATCAATAAGTCATTACCTTTATTGTAGTTGTTTTCTTGAATATTACAAACAGATTTTAATGCAGCTTTCCATGCGTTTTGTGCGCCACCATTTCCACCATTCATTCTAACGCCAATATCTTCTGGTACTCCAAATAGTACAAATTTTACAGATGAATTTTTAAGTTCTTCGGATAGATTATTAGTTGAATTTAAAGCCTGAACACATTCGCCAAATTTGGTTTCTCCATCTCGTTTTGCAATTAACGAATCAATAGCTGTTCTTGTGTAAAAGTGTAAATGTTTCATTTTAAATGCTTTTTCCGTCAATAAAAACAGTGTCAATTAAATTACTTCCAAAAGAATAAGGAATAAATCCATAAGAAGGAATTTCTTTTGTAATAATAAAATTTGCTTTTTTACCTTTTGTAATACTTCCAACTTCGTTGGAAACATTCATAGCATAAGCGCCATTAATTGTTGCGGCATTTATAGCTTCTTCTGGTGTCATTTTCATTTTTATACAGGCAGTTGCAACCACA of the Tenacibaculum todarodis genome contains:
- a CDS encoding formimidoylglutamase produces the protein MKHLHFYTRTAIDSLIAKRDGETKFGECVQALNSTNNLSEELKNSSVKFVLFGVPEDIGVRMNGGNGGAQNAWKAALKSVCNIQENNYNKGNDLLILGHLDFSSELKNIALTDINFKEKGDQLVRLIDKELSALIKLIVGAGKIPIIIGGGHNNSYGNIKGSFEAFEEKINVINLDAHTDFRKLEERHSGNGFSYAYNNSFLDKYYMFGIHENYTPKTIFDTIDANPDLQYNTFEELEVYNTKDFTIELKKALDFVSNTNFGIEIDLDAIESFPSSAMTPSGFSTKQARQFTSFFGQHKNVCYLHICEASPDVVNDKTPANQVGKFISYLISDFMKAKN
- a CDS encoding LytR/AlgR family response regulator transcription factor, producing MKVLIIEDELPSARRLERMLANFNVEVLATTVSIKESVTWLQTNTHPAIIFLDVHLSDGLSFEIFNQVKTAAKIIFTTAYSDYSIRAFDYDSISYLLKPIKLAELEKAIVKGKEKINNKNDFENLKELFANYKTKNYKDSFTVKNGSKIKIIKAEKVCCFYSYDNATFIKTNDFKGIINYSLSSLENELNPDQFFRVNRTFIVHINAIKDIVSYTNSRLQIKLNSYNESEIIVSRERVKDFKNWID